One window of Quercus robur chromosome 12, dhQueRobu3.1, whole genome shotgun sequence genomic DNA carries:
- the LOC126710620 gene encoding AP-2 complex subunit mu isoform X2, which produces MPVAASAIYFLNLRGDVLINRLYRDDVGGNMVDAFRVHIMQTKELGTCPVRQIGGCSFFYMRISNVYIVIVVSSNANVACAFKFVVEAVALFKSYFGGAFDEDAIRNNFVLIYELLDEIMDFGYPQNLSPEILKLYITQEGVRSPFSSKPTDKPVPNATLQVTGAVGWRREGLVYKKNEVFLDIVESVNLLMSSKGSVLRCDVTGKILMKCFLSGMPDLKLGLNDKIGLEKESQLKSRPTKSGKTIELDDVTFHQCVNLTRFNSEKTVSFVPPDGEFELMKYRITEGVNLPFRVLPTIKELGRTRMEVNVKVKSVFGAKMFALGVVIKIPVPKQTAKTSFQVTSGRAKYNASIDCLVWKIRKFPGQTEPTMSAEVELISTMAEKKSWTRPPIQMEFQVPMFTASGLRVRFLKVWEKSGYNTVEWVRYITKAGSFEIRC; this is translated from the exons ATGCCGGTGGCCGCTTCGGCTATCTACTTTCTCAACCTCCGTGGCGATGTTCTCATCAATCGCCTCTATCGCGACGATGTCGG GGGAAACATGGTTGATGCTTTCCGAGTCCATATAATGCAAACCAAAGAACTTGGTACATGTCCTGTGCGACAGATTGGTGGTTGCTCTTTCTTTTATATGAGAATCAGCAATGTCTACATTGTGATCGTTGTCAGCAGCAATGCAAATGTAGCTTGTGCTTTCAAGTTTGTTGTTGAG GCAGTGGCACTTTTCAAATCTTATTTTGGCGGGGCTTTTGATGAAGATGCAATCCGTAATAATTTTGTTCTCATTTATGAGTTATTGGATG AAATTATGGATTTTGGTTACCCACAAAATCTTTCTCCTGAGATTTTGAAGCTTTACATCACTCAGGAAGGAGTGCGCTCACCATTCTCATCCAAG cctaCAGATAAACCTGTTCCTAATGCAACCTTACAAGTTACTGGAGCTGTTGGTTGGCGGAGAGAAGGCCTTGTTTATAAAAAGAATGAg GTCTTTCTGGATATTGTGGAAAGTGTAAATCTTCTTATGTCTTCCAAAG gTAGTGTTCTGCGTTGTGATGTAACCGGGAAGATTCTTATGAAGTGCTTCCTGTCTGGAATGCCTGATTTGAAGTTGggtttaaatgataaaattggcCTTGAGAAAGAGTCACAACTTAAATCCCGTCCTACTAAAAG TGGTAAAACAATTGAGCTCGATGATGTTACTTTCCATCAATGTGTGAATTTGACGAGGTTTAACTCAGAGAAGACTGTGAGTTTTGTGCCACCAGACGGTGAATTTGAATTGATGAA GTATCGTATCACTGAGGGTGTTAATCTTCCGTTCCGTGTATTGCCAACAATTAAGGAACTTGGTCGAACACGCATGGAAGTAAATGTTAag GTAAAGAGTGTCTTTGGTGCAAAAATGTTTGCTCTTGGTGTGGTCATCAAGATTCCTGTACCTAAACAAACAGCAAAAACAAGTTTCCAAGTGACATCAGGTCGAGCAAAGTACAATGCCTCTATTGATTGCTTGGTTTGGAA GATAAGAAAATTTCCTGGGCAAACTGAGCCAACTATGAGTGCAGAAGTTGAGCTGATATCCACAATGGCAGAAAAGAAGTCTTGGACAAGGCCACCAATTCAGATGGAGTTCCAG GTTCCCATGTTCACAGCTTCTGGTTTGCGTGTCCGTTTTCTCAAG
- the LOC126710620 gene encoding AP-2 complex subunit mu isoform X1: MPVAASAIYFLNLRGDVLINRLYRDDVGGNMVDAFRVHIMQTKELGTCPVRQIGGCSFFYMRISNVYIVIVVSSNANVACAFKFVVEAVALFKSYFGGAFDEDAIRNNFVLIYELLDEIMDFGYPQNLSPEILKLYITQEGVRSPFSSKPTDKPVPNATLQVTGAVGWRREGLVYKKNEVFLDIVESVNLLMSSKGSVLRCDVTGKILMKCFLSGMPDLKLGLNDKIGLEKESQLKSRPTKSGKTIELDDVTFHQCVNLTRFNSEKTVSFVPPDGEFELMKYRITEGVNLPFRVLPTIKELGRTRMEVNVKVKSVFGAKMFALGVVIKIPVPKQTAKTSFQVTSGRAKYNASIDCLVWKIRKFPGQTEPTMSAEVELISTMAEKKSWTRPPIQMEFQVPMFTASGLRVRFLKVWEKSGYNTVEWVRYITKAGSYEIRC; the protein is encoded by the exons ATGCCGGTGGCCGCTTCGGCTATCTACTTTCTCAACCTCCGTGGCGATGTTCTCATCAATCGCCTCTATCGCGACGATGTCGG GGGAAACATGGTTGATGCTTTCCGAGTCCATATAATGCAAACCAAAGAACTTGGTACATGTCCTGTGCGACAGATTGGTGGTTGCTCTTTCTTTTATATGAGAATCAGCAATGTCTACATTGTGATCGTTGTCAGCAGCAATGCAAATGTAGCTTGTGCTTTCAAGTTTGTTGTTGAG GCAGTGGCACTTTTCAAATCTTATTTTGGCGGGGCTTTTGATGAAGATGCAATCCGTAATAATTTTGTTCTCATTTATGAGTTATTGGATG AAATTATGGATTTTGGTTACCCACAAAATCTTTCTCCTGAGATTTTGAAGCTTTACATCACTCAGGAAGGAGTGCGCTCACCATTCTCATCCAAG cctaCAGATAAACCTGTTCCTAATGCAACCTTACAAGTTACTGGAGCTGTTGGTTGGCGGAGAGAAGGCCTTGTTTATAAAAAGAATGAg GTCTTTCTGGATATTGTGGAAAGTGTAAATCTTCTTATGTCTTCCAAAG gTAGTGTTCTGCGTTGTGATGTAACCGGGAAGATTCTTATGAAGTGCTTCCTGTCTGGAATGCCTGATTTGAAGTTGggtttaaatgataaaattggcCTTGAGAAAGAGTCACAACTTAAATCCCGTCCTACTAAAAG TGGTAAAACAATTGAGCTCGATGATGTTACTTTCCATCAATGTGTGAATTTGACGAGGTTTAACTCAGAGAAGACTGTGAGTTTTGTGCCACCAGACGGTGAATTTGAATTGATGAA GTATCGTATCACTGAGGGTGTTAATCTTCCGTTCCGTGTATTGCCAACAATTAAGGAACTTGGTCGAACACGCATGGAAGTAAATGTTAag GTAAAGAGTGTCTTTGGTGCAAAAATGTTTGCTCTTGGTGTGGTCATCAAGATTCCTGTACCTAAACAAACAGCAAAAACAAGTTTCCAAGTGACATCAGGTCGAGCAAAGTACAATGCCTCTATTGATTGCTTGGTTTGGAA GATAAGAAAATTTCCTGGGCAAACTGAGCCAACTATGAGTGCAGAAGTTGAGCTGATATCCACAATGGCAGAAAAGAAGTCTTGGACAAGGCCACCAATTCAGATGGAGTTCCAG GTTCCCATGTTCACAGCTTCTGGTTTGCGTGTCCGTTTTCTCAAG GTCTGGGAGAAGAGTGGCTACAATACTGTTGAGTGGGTCCGTTATATTACCAAAGCTGGCTCTTATGAGATTAGGTGCTAG